From Pseudonocardia autotrophica, one genomic window encodes:
- a CDS encoding alkaline phosphatase D family protein produces MPGPTRRTVLTGMVGTALGGLLPELPGTAPAPLRRTTDPFTLGVASGDPSPDGMVLWTRLAPRPDAEDGLGGMAGRPAVVDWEIAEDEGFTRVVRRGSETAVPEFAYSVHAEPAGLLPGREYFYRFRSDGHVSPAARTRTTPAAGAAVPALTVAVASCAKFGAGHFTAYRALADDDPDLVLHLGDYIYETDEGDVRDPGGPEPTDLAGYRRTHAHQKTDDDLRAAQAVAPWLVVWDDHELVNNWAGGDRGRSPQRRRAAFQAYYEHMPLRRASVPRGLDMQLYRRIGWGSLATFHMLDTRQYRGGDSITGAEQERWLLDGFRTSTAGWDVLGQQVFFARRSGGRKSGDSWAAFPRSRERITRGWVDAGVRNAVVLTGDEHVHHANEILPGEDRDAAPVGTELVTTSVTSGGDGDGDRGDGGEENPHIRYREDRRGYLLTRFEPAQLRADFRVVERVSSPGAPVRTSASFTVPDREPGLHRS; encoded by the coding sequence GTGCCCGGCCCGACCCGCCGCACCGTGCTCACCGGCATGGTCGGCACCGCGCTCGGCGGCCTGCTGCCCGAGCTCCCCGGCACGGCCCCGGCGCCGCTGCGCCGGACCACCGATCCGTTCACCCTCGGCGTCGCATCCGGCGATCCGTCCCCGGACGGGATGGTGCTCTGGACGAGGCTCGCCCCGCGCCCGGACGCCGAGGACGGGCTGGGCGGGATGGCCGGGCGGCCCGCCGTCGTCGACTGGGAGATCGCCGAGGACGAGGGGTTCACCCGGGTCGTGCGCCGCGGCAGCGAGACCGCGGTGCCGGAGTTCGCCTACAGCGTGCACGCCGAACCGGCCGGACTGCTCCCGGGCCGCGAGTACTTCTACCGGTTCCGGTCCGACGGGCACGTGTCCCCCGCCGCCCGCACCCGCACCACCCCGGCGGCCGGGGCGGCCGTGCCTGCGCTGACGGTGGCCGTGGCGTCCTGCGCGAAGTTCGGCGCCGGGCACTTCACCGCCTACCGGGCGCTCGCCGACGACGATCCCGATCTCGTGCTGCACCTGGGCGACTACATCTACGAGACCGACGAGGGCGACGTCCGCGACCCCGGCGGGCCCGAGCCGACCGACCTGGCCGGCTACCGCCGCACGCACGCCCACCAGAAGACCGACGACGACCTGCGGGCCGCGCAAGCGGTCGCGCCGTGGCTGGTCGTCTGGGACGACCACGAGCTGGTCAACAACTGGGCCGGCGGCGACCGCGGACGCTCACCGCAGCGGCGGCGCGCCGCGTTCCAGGCGTACTACGAGCACATGCCGCTGCGCCGCGCGTCGGTCCCGCGCGGCCTGGACATGCAGCTCTACCGGCGGATCGGGTGGGGGTCGCTGGCGACCTTCCACATGCTCGACACCCGCCAGTACCGCGGCGGGGACTCGATCACCGGCGCCGAGCAGGAGCGCTGGCTGCTCGACGGGTTCCGCACCTCCACCGCCGGCTGGGACGTGCTGGGCCAGCAGGTGTTCTTCGCCCGGCGCAGCGGGGGCCGCAAGTCCGGGGACAGCTGGGCCGCGTTCCCACGGTCCCGGGAGCGGATCACCCGCGGCTGGGTGGACGCCGGTGTCCGGAACGCGGTCGTGCTCACCGGCGACGAGCACGTCCACCACGCGAACGAGATCCTCCCCGGCGAGGACCGGGACGCAGCACCGGTCGGCACCGAGCTCGTCACGACCTCGGTGACCTCCGGTGGCGACGGCGACGGCGACCGGGGTGACGGCGGCGAGGAGAACCCGCACATCCGCTACCGGGAGGACCGGCGCGGCTACCTGCTGACCCGGTTCGAGCCGGCGCAGCTGCGCGCGGACTTCCGGGTGGTCGAGCGGGTGAGCAGCCCGGGAGCGCCGGTCCGGACGTCGGCGTCGTTCACCGTCCCGGACCGCGAACCGGGGCTGCACCGCAGCTGA
- a CDS encoding dicarboxylate/amino acid:cation symporter — protein MSLVVRAARAWRTPRVFAVLTLTGLLLGALLGLTARVTGQEWLATGLDTLGSLFTGLLQFTVVPLVFLAIVVGIVSLRDLGGGRAAARLGGRTVAWFAGTSLIAVLIGLAIGLIGRPGEGVTLTADPDAVEAVGERTPGSWQSLLSGLVPDNPIAAFAEGDVLQVVVSALLIGAAAYALGERAEPFVAFSRSAFEIVLKVIGWIIVLAPIGVVGLLGNAFASYGTDVFSSLFGLIAAVYLGCALVLFGVYPLLLKFVAGIGPRRFFSVTWPVLQFAFVSRSSGATLPLSRQAAIDLGVDRNYAGFAVPLATTTKMDGCAAVYPALATIFIAHLSGIQLVAWQYLVIIAVAVFGALATAGTTGWFTMLTLTLAAVGMPPEVIAAGIAVIIGIDPILDMMRTATNVGGQITVPTIVAAQEGILGRGEPDAPETGGSAAPSTGTPADPATRADAAAQTDTAAQADPAAPAAVAGRQATGGA, from the coding sequence GTGTCTCTCGTCGTCCGCGCGGCCCGCGCCTGGCGCACGCCGCGCGTCTTCGCCGTACTCACCCTCACCGGGCTGTTGCTCGGTGCTCTGCTCGGGCTGACCGCCCGGGTCACCGGCCAGGAGTGGCTGGCGACCGGACTGGACACCCTCGGCAGCCTGTTCACCGGGTTGCTGCAGTTCACCGTCGTCCCGCTGGTGTTCCTGGCCATCGTCGTCGGCATCGTCAGCCTGCGTGATCTCGGCGGCGGCCGCGCCGCGGCCCGGCTCGGCGGCCGCACCGTCGCCTGGTTCGCCGGGACGTCGCTGATCGCCGTCCTGATCGGACTGGCGATCGGGCTGATCGGACGCCCGGGGGAGGGCGTCACGCTGACCGCCGATCCGGACGCCGTCGAGGCCGTCGGCGAGCGCACCCCCGGTTCCTGGCAGTCGTTGCTGTCCGGGCTGGTCCCGGACAACCCGATCGCCGCGTTCGCCGAGGGCGACGTGCTGCAGGTCGTCGTCTCCGCGCTGCTGATCGGCGCCGCCGCGTACGCGCTGGGGGAGCGGGCCGAGCCGTTCGTGGCCTTCAGCCGGTCCGCGTTCGAGATCGTCCTGAAGGTCATCGGCTGGATCATCGTGCTCGCGCCGATCGGCGTCGTCGGCCTGCTCGGCAACGCCTTCGCCAGCTACGGCACCGACGTCTTCAGCTCGCTGTTCGGCCTGATCGCGGCCGTCTACCTGGGCTGCGCGCTGGTGCTGTTCGGGGTCTACCCGCTGCTGCTGAAGTTCGTCGCCGGGATCGGTCCGCGCCGCTTCTTCTCGGTCACCTGGCCGGTGCTGCAGTTCGCGTTCGTGTCCCGCTCGTCCGGCGCGACGCTGCCGCTGTCCCGGCAGGCGGCGATCGACCTGGGCGTCGACCGGAACTACGCGGGCTTCGCGGTGCCGCTCGCCACGACCACCAAGATGGACGGCTGCGCCGCCGTCTACCCGGCGCTGGCCACGATCTTCATCGCGCACCTGTCGGGCATCCAGCTGGTCGCGTGGCAGTACCTGGTGATCATCGCGGTGGCGGTGTTCGGCGCGCTGGCGACCGCGGGGACCACCGGCTGGTTCACCATGCTGACGCTGACCCTGGCCGCGGTCGGGATGCCGCCCGAGGTCATCGCCGCCGGCATCGCGGTGATCATCGGCATCGACCCGATCCTGGACATGATGCGGACCGCGACCAACGTGGGCGGGCAGATCACGGTGCCGACGATCGTCGCCGCCCAGGAGGGCATCCTGGGCCGCGGCGAGCCCGATGCCCCGGAGACCGGCGGCTCCGCGGCCCCGTCGACCGGCACGCCGGCCGACCCGGCCACCCGGGCCGACGCGGCTGCTCAGACCGACACGGCTGCTCAGGCCGATCCGGCAGCCCCGGCGGCCGTGGCCGGACGGCAGGCCACCGGCGGCGCGTGA
- a CDS encoding Pr6Pr family membrane protein yields MTVRPRPPVAVLLRAAIVLCVVAALVAVELNSRSGVAWRLTTFTYQANVLAAVVYGATLLTRRFDARPALRGAVVVYLLGAGLVWLVFLIDRSTGFTPANVLLHLVVPALALADWLLTGRDRPGPRWWHPPLWLLYPAAYLAFAQLLLDGAPYYFLDVRMLGYTGLVRNVVALAGGFLVLGWLVVALGPRGQDDRKRSISAAKGSGSSSSSR; encoded by the coding sequence GTGACCGTCCGCCCCCGTCCGCCGGTCGCGGTGCTGTTGCGTGCCGCGATCGTCCTGTGTGTCGTGGCCGCGCTCGTCGCGGTCGAGCTGAACTCCCGCTCGGGCGTGGCATGGCGGTTGACGACCTTCACCTACCAGGCGAACGTGCTCGCCGCCGTCGTCTACGGGGCGACGCTGCTGACCCGCAGGTTCGACGCCCGGCCCGCGCTGCGCGGTGCGGTCGTGGTCTACCTGCTCGGCGCCGGCCTGGTGTGGCTGGTGTTCCTCATCGACCGGAGCACCGGGTTCACCCCGGCGAACGTGCTGCTGCACCTGGTGGTCCCGGCGCTGGCGCTCGCCGACTGGCTGCTGACCGGGCGGGACCGGCCGGGGCCGCGCTGGTGGCATCCGCCGCTGTGGCTGCTGTATCCGGCCGCGTACCTGGCATTCGCGCAGCTGCTGCTGGACGGAGCGCCCTACTACTTCCTGGATGTGCGGATGCTCGGGTACACCGGGCTGGTCCGCAACGTGGTGGCGCTGGCGGGCGGGTTCCTGGTGCTCGGCTGGCTGGTCGTCGCGCTCGGGCCGCGCGGTCAGGACGACAGGAAGCGGTCGATCTCGGCGGCGAAGGGCTCCGGGTCGAGCAGCAGCTCCAGGTGA
- a CDS encoding alpha/beta fold hydrolase produces MSRSTPSPAPLEEHDVLVGGRSMRVVRRPASGPGARRTPLLLCNGIGAATDVLDPLVAALPEDLDIIRFDPPGIGGSAAPRMPYHLSWMAHRVGQVLTKLGIGEADVLGFSWGGMLAQQLAISRRRRVRKLILAATGPGALMVPASPRVMAVLTSPKRHQDPSYVDTVAAKIYGGSLRHHPERAAEALGSGSRRGPLRGYYYQLLALSGWTSLPLLPAITADTLIIAGDDDPIVPRGNATMLNRAIRRSRVHRYPGGHLELLLDPEPFAAEIDRFLSS; encoded by the coding sequence ATGTCCCGATCAACCCCCAGCCCCGCGCCGCTCGAGGAGCACGACGTCCTGGTCGGCGGTCGCAGCATGCGCGTCGTCCGCCGCCCTGCCTCCGGCCCGGGTGCCCGGCGCACCCCGCTGCTGTTGTGCAACGGGATCGGTGCCGCGACCGACGTCCTCGATCCGCTGGTCGCCGCGCTGCCCGAGGACCTGGACATCATCCGGTTCGATCCGCCGGGGATCGGCGGATCGGCTGCCCCGCGGATGCCGTACCACCTGTCGTGGATGGCGCACCGGGTCGGTCAGGTGCTGACGAAGCTGGGGATCGGCGAGGCCGACGTGCTCGGCTTCTCCTGGGGCGGGATGCTCGCCCAGCAGCTCGCGATCAGCCGGCGTCGCCGGGTCCGCAAGCTGATTCTGGCCGCGACCGGCCCCGGCGCCCTGATGGTGCCCGCGTCGCCCCGGGTGATGGCGGTGCTGACCTCGCCGAAGCGGCACCAGGACCCGTCCTACGTCGACACGGTCGCGGCGAAGATCTACGGCGGGTCGCTGCGCCACCACCCGGAGCGAGCCGCCGAGGCGCTCGGGTCGGGTTCCCGCCGGGGCCCGCTTCGCGGCTACTACTACCAGCTGCTGGCGCTGTCCGGCTGGACCAGCCTGCCGCTGCTGCCCGCGATCACCGCGGACACCCTGATCATCGCCGGTGACGACGACCCGATAGTGCCGCGCGGCAATGCGACGATGCTGAACCGGGCGATCCGCCGGTCACGGGTGCACCGCTACCCCGGCGGTCACCTGGAGCTGCTGCTCGACCCGGAGCCCTTCGCCGCCGAGATCGACCGCTTCCTGTCGTCCTGA
- a CDS encoding class I SAM-dependent methyltransferase, whose product MPVPPSAPLPAPSGAAFLREFLRDPLRTASLLPSSRSLAAAATGPVPGTGEPVVVELGPGTGAFTGVIAERLGGRGHHVAVELNPRLAAVLEHTHPGLDVAVADATTLPALLAERGLGRVDVVVSGLPWAAYPTTGRTLPEVIAGSLRPDGVFTQFGYTCTRVLPPAHRLRRQLDAAFGEVAGGPTVWANLPPAFVLTARRPRHR is encoded by the coding sequence ATGCCCGTGCCGCCGTCCGCTCCGCTCCCGGCACCGTCCGGCGCCGCCTTCCTGCGGGAGTTCCTGCGGGACCCGCTGCGCACCGCGTCCCTGTTGCCCAGCTCGCGCTCGCTCGCCGCGGCGGCGACCGGGCCGGTGCCGGGCACCGGGGAACCGGTCGTCGTCGAGCTGGGGCCGGGTACCGGCGCGTTCACCGGTGTCATCGCCGAGCGGCTCGGCGGGCGCGGGCACCACGTGGCGGTCGAGCTGAACCCGCGGCTCGCCGCGGTCCTGGAGCACACCCACCCGGGGCTGGACGTCGCCGTCGCCGACGCGACGACGTTGCCCGCGCTGCTGGCCGAGCGCGGCCTCGGCCGGGTGGACGTCGTCGTCTCCGGGCTGCCCTGGGCCGCCTACCCCACGACCGGCCGGACGCTGCCCGAGGTGATCGCCGGCTCACTGCGGCCGGACGGGGTGTTCACCCAGTTCGGCTACACCTGCACCCGGGTGCTGCCGCCGGCGCACCGGCTGCGCCGTCAGCTGGACGCCGCGTTCGGCGAGGTCGCCGGCGGCCCGACGGTGTGGGCGAACCTCCCGCCGGCCTTCGTCCTGACCGCCCGCCGGCCCCGCCACCGCTGA
- a CDS encoding DEAD/DEAH box helicase, with protein MSETQLVSPETRPLRAWQRSALARYLATSPQDFLAVATPGAGKTTFALRVASELLRDRVIDAVTVVTPTEHLKYQWAEAAVAAGIAIDPEFRNSAGGTSRDYHGIAVTYAGVAAHPMLHRNRTSNRRMLVILDEIHHAGDARSWGDAVYEAFEPAARRLALTGTPFRSDDNPIPFVEYVPDTDGAPRSRADHQYGYAEALADNVVRPVVFLAYSGTSNWRTSAGEEISARLGEPLTREQTAMAWRTALDPAGDWMPSVLAAADRRLQSHRDGGMPDAGGLVIASDQATARAYAGLLRRITGDQPAVVLSDENGASDRIAEFARSQERWMVAVRMVSEGVDVPRLAVGVYATSASTPLFFAQAIGRFVRSRRSGETASVFVPSVPVLLGLASELEAQRDHVIGKPQRPEEVWNDAELNEANKQKDEPDDDKAFTSLGADAELDQLIYEGATYSADEEDYLGLPGLLEPDQVRTLLSQRQADWIKKGSPRTGAQARATPATEPPPPPQAQRGQSVRERLQTLRKELNTLVALHNHKTRKPHGKIHNELRAHCGGPPVAMASIEQLEERIATLRSWR; from the coding sequence GTGTCGGAGACCCAGCTCGTGTCGCCGGAGACCCGCCCGCTGCGGGCGTGGCAGCGCAGCGCACTCGCTCGCTACCTCGCCACCTCACCGCAGGACTTCCTCGCGGTCGCGACGCCCGGCGCGGGCAAGACGACGTTCGCGCTGCGGGTCGCTTCGGAGCTGCTGCGCGATCGGGTGATCGACGCGGTGACGGTGGTCACCCCGACGGAGCATCTGAAGTACCAGTGGGCCGAGGCCGCGGTCGCCGCCGGCATCGCGATCGATCCCGAGTTCCGCAACTCCGCGGGCGGGACGTCGCGGGACTACCACGGTATCGCCGTGACCTATGCCGGCGTCGCGGCGCACCCGATGCTGCACCGCAACCGCACCTCGAACCGCCGGATGCTGGTGATCCTCGACGAGATCCACCACGCCGGTGACGCCCGCAGCTGGGGCGACGCCGTGTACGAGGCGTTCGAGCCCGCGGCCCGCCGGCTGGCGCTGACCGGTACCCCGTTCCGCTCCGACGACAACCCGATCCCGTTCGTCGAGTACGTCCCGGACACCGACGGCGCGCCCCGCAGCCGGGCCGACCACCAGTACGGCTACGCCGAGGCGCTCGCCGACAACGTCGTCCGGCCGGTGGTGTTCCTCGCCTACTCGGGCACCTCGAACTGGCGGACGAGCGCCGGTGAGGAGATCTCCGCCCGGCTCGGTGAGCCGCTGACCCGCGAGCAGACCGCGATGGCGTGGCGGACGGCTCTGGACCCGGCGGGCGACTGGATGCCGTCGGTGCTGGCCGCCGCCGACCGGCGCCTGCAGAGCCACCGCGACGGCGGGATGCCCGACGCGGGCGGCCTGGTCATCGCCTCCGACCAGGCGACCGCGCGCGCGTACGCGGGGCTGTTGCGCCGGATCACCGGTGACCAGCCGGCGGTGGTGCTGTCGGACGAGAACGGGGCCTCCGACCGGATCGCGGAGTTCGCCCGCTCGCAGGAACGCTGGATGGTCGCGGTCCGGATGGTGTCCGAGGGCGTCGACGTGCCGCGCCTGGCCGTCGGGGTCTACGCGACCTCGGCGTCGACGCCGCTGTTCTTCGCCCAGGCGATCGGCCGCTTCGTGCGGTCCCGGCGGTCGGGGGAGACGGCCTCGGTGTTCGTGCCGAGCGTGCCGGTGCTGCTCGGGCTGGCCAGCGAGCTGGAGGCGCAGCGCGACCACGTCATCGGGAAGCCGCAGCGTCCGGAAGAGGTCTGGAACGACGCCGAGCTGAACGAGGCGAACAAGCAGAAGGACGAGCCCGACGACGACAAGGCCTTCACCTCGCTCGGTGCGGATGCCGAGCTGGACCAGCTGATCTACGAGGGCGCCACCTACTCCGCCGACGAGGAGGACTACCTCGGCCTGCCCGGGCTGCTGGAGCCCGACCAGGTGCGGACACTGCTGTCCCAGCGGCAGGCGGACTGGATCAAGAAGGGCTCGCCGCGCACCGGCGCGCAGGCCAGGGCCACCCCGGCGACCGAGCCGCCGCCGCCCCCGCAGGCCCAGCGCGGGCAGAGCGTGCGGGAACGGCTGCAGACCCTGCGCAAGGAGCTGAACACGCTCGTCGCGCTGCACAACCACAAGACCCGCAAGCCGCACGGGAAGATCCACAACGAGCTGCGGGCGCACTGCGGGGGACCGCCGGTGGCGATGGCGAGCATCGAGCAGCTCGAGGAGCGGATCGCGACCCTGCGTTCCTGGCGCTGA